A single genomic interval of Vairimorpha necatrix chromosome 5, complete sequence harbors:
- a CDS encoding putative SP-containing membrane protein produces MKLSLNFFPLVLCMMRLVLGSNIRTDEVESCSYKKKCVRLKDNLEKKFPQLKDLKDFIETVYGNMAGSDGFKEALEKSKSKNSLEVRLKMLHIAHSELVMLKLNMSDNNSKLFQRLPEPDITIVDDLSRFTVNAYNMFHYKWPNETTNSEEKRREIKKCIFNNISLLKDVNGALIGLRFIIPAYKKEDLERIAEITEIKNKSKTTISKLQSCNKSILNKLYSYRFGAFLFSFFFGMFSSYREYDPNNSTYENFFGGIWSSYKYFNVFTFYILIVALIAKGFLYLCEKSSNLFNVTKKKKILYKEE; encoded by the coding sequence ATGAAATTGTcgcttaatttttttccaCTGGTGCTTTGTATGATGCGATTAGTTTTAGGAAGCAACATAAGAACAGATGAAGTAGAATCATGTtcttataagaaaaaatgtgTTAGATTGAAGGacaatttagaaaaaaaattcccTCAGTTGAAGGATCTTAAAGATTTCATTGAAACTGTATATGGAAATATGGCAGGAAGTGATGGTTTTAAAGAGGCATTAGAAAAGAGTAAGTCTAAAAACAGCTTAGAGGTGAGACTGAAGATGTTACACATCGCGCACAGTGAATTAGTTATGCTGAAGTTAAACATGTCTGATAATAACTCTAAGTTATTCCAAAGACTACCAGAGCCCGACATAACAATCGTTGATGATTTGTCAAGGTTTACAGTAAATGCATATAATATGTTTCATTATAAATGGCCAAATGAAACAACCAATtcagaagaaaaaagaagagaaataaaaaagtgcatttttaataacatTAGCTTACTAAAAGACGTAAACGGAGCACTTATTGGCTTGAGGTTTATAATTCCagcatataaaaaagaagatctTGAAAGGATTGCAGAGATAactgaaataaaaaacaagtcAAAAACAACCATTTCAAAATTGCAATCTTGTAATAAAAGTATACTCAACAAGCTGTATAGTTATAGATTTGGGGCCTTTCTGTTTAGCTTCTTTTTTGGTATGTTTTCTAGTTATAGAGAGTACGATCCTAATAATAGCAcatatgaaaatttttttggtgGAATTTGGTCgtcttataaatattttaatgtttttactTTCTATATTCTAATAGTAGCACTAATAGCAAAGGGGTTTCTTTACTTATGTGAAAAAAGTAGTAACCTTTTTAATGtaacaaaaaagaaaaagatattatataaagaagaataa
- a CDS encoding putative SP-containing membrane protein: MSLVCILTQLFIFKTYTTKSCKNISDPIDLIIKSGKICDVLNTKFNETGLSFETVQSFGESMWYAVINHEIFINMTKNIIMKADFSQRLINLKNAYLEMIRGIFITSTWNSTIIDLIPANDQHFIDELIYGTLEYYNMLLMCYKDRILSSNCIKDAIEEIIRQNTCYIKNGTEKFPSLVFKICKGLIPHFKECYKDKGMEYIYNEIKYNQDQLLRAECINNSNYDVSNIKNITDIFTYDFLNVNYDNKVAENDTGTVPLISKWGFLILMCLGLLLLGWVYYKKRIRKKIQYTTVYNIY; the protein is encoded by the coding sequence ATGAGCTTGGTTTGTATATTAActcaattatttattttcaaaacatATACAACAAAatcttgtaaaaatatttctgatCCGATAGAtttgattattaaaagTGGGAAAATTTGTgatgttttaaatacaaaatttaacGAAACCGGCCTGTCATTTGAAACTGTTCAAAGCTTTGGGGAAAGTATGTGGTACGCAGTAATAAATCATgaaattttcattaatatgacaaaaaatattatcatgAAAGCTGATTTCTCGCAAAGactaataaatttgaaaaacgCATACTTAGAAATGATTAGAGgaatatttataacaaGTACTTGGAATTCTACAATAATAGATTTGATTCCAGCGAATGATCAACACTTCATTGATGAACTTATTTACGGTACATTAGAGTATTACAATATGTTACTTATGTGTTATAAAGATAGAATTTTAAGTTCAAACTGCATTAAAGACGCAATCgaagaaattattagacAAAATACAtgttacattaaaaatggAACAGAGAAATTTCCTAGTCtcgtttttaaaatttgtaaaggCCTTATCCCTCATTTTAAGGAGTGTTATAAAGATAAAGGCATGGAATACatttataatgaaataaaatacaatcAAGATCAATTATTAAGAGCTGAGTGTATAAACAATTCTAATTATGATGTTagtaatattaaaaacatcaCTGACATTTTCACGTACGATTTTTTAAACGTAAATTATGATAATAAAGTCGCCGAAAATGATACTGGTACAGTACCATTGATATCAAAATGGGGGTTTCTCATATTGATGTGTTTAGGCTTATTATTATTAGGATGGGTGTATTACAAAAAgagaattagaaaaaaaatacaatatacAACAgtttacaatatttattaa
- a CDS encoding putative SP-containing membrane protein: MKLKYFSIQILIYTFGIIKAGNNVTENLHDMMNSNLNKSQICNSLHNNVGDNGLSSNAVLDFGFLFWDAITNHDIFKNMTQNITSPESFNFLHLILKVYYIEKIKEVFRLKKWNPELLDGISSTVRNFTYEFVDGTLDAYNMLRLCFKDTINDSNSTKESIERILKENTCFIPKGISETIPSFVIKMCAGIRPYYNECYGNRSTLLFLEDVRKNHDQIYRAECSNDIYDFKNMNTKDLRLEDNVKFSYLNMLEAKNNGYIFNLSPNLCVGIIIICLMFTFCGYLYYKKCIKKRSDQYKAYDSMEKERVEV, encoded by the coding sequence ATGaagttaaaatatttttctattcaGATTCTAATATACACATTTGGTATAATAAAAGCCGGAAACAACGTAACTGAAAATTTACATGATATGATGAATagtaatttaaataaaagtcAGATTTGTAATTCTTTACACAATAACGTTGGTGATAATGGCCTGTCATCAAATGCAGTTCTTGATTTTGGCTTTTTATTTTGGGATGCGATAACAAACCAtgatattttcaaaaacatGACACAGAACATAACGTCACCAGAAagtttcaattttttacacttAATATTGAAAGTCTATTATATTGAGAAAATTAAGGAAGTAtttagattaaaaaaatggaacCCAGAATTGCTGGATGGAATTTCATCGACTGTGAGAAACTTTACTTATGAGTTTGTAGACGGAACACTAGATGCTTATAACATGCTACgtttatgttttaaagaTACAATTAATGACTCTAATTCTACCAAAGAATCTATAGAGAGAATTCTTAAGGAAAACACATGCTTTATACCCAAAGGGATAAGTGAGACCATTCCATCTTTTGTTATTAAAATGTGTGCAGGTATCCGTCCATATTACAACGAGTGTTATGGAAATCGAAGCactcttctttttttggaGGATGTGAGAAAAAATCATGACCAAATATATAGAGCTGAATGTAGCAATgatatttatgattttaaaaatatgaatacAAAAGATTTAAGACTTGAAGATAACgttaaattttcatatttaaatatgttaGAAGCCAAAAATAAtggatatatttttaatttgagtCCTAATTTATGTGTCggtattataattatttgtttaatgTTTACCTTTTGTGGATACTtgtattacaaaaaatgtattaaaaaaagatctGATCAATATAAAGCTTATGATTCGATGGAAAAGGAAAGAGTTGAagtttaa
- a CDS encoding putative SP-containing membrane protein, protein MKLFKCSFLSSYIIFCITNTDDNVSKLLHSMVNSNLTRNQTCDSLNNNVGGSGQSVETIKAFSKLFWETIINHDIFKRLTKNNTATSFFVDIRALLQDRYLELVKQAFKLTKWDPDLLLYFPSSEKIFTYDLVGGTLDYYNMLRLCYKDTINNSNSTQEAIKQIFIENTCFIPKGLSDIIPSTVFKMCKGLRPYYDECYGNRSTLLFLEDVKKNQEKLSTAECMTNLYDFKNITTAINNTTENIRFEYLNMSEDQSTNFYGWFGSIFGVGIIIFCLVFILSGYLYYKKNNEKRSAAFKTYKLVEMEKNKA, encoded by the coding sequence ATGAAGTTATTTAAATGTTCTTTCCTTTCAAgttacattattttttgtataacaAATACGGATGATAATGTTTCCAAGCTTTTACACTCTATGGTTAATAGTAATCTAACTAGGAATCAAACTTGtgattctttaaataataacGTTGGTGGTAGTGGTCAATCAGTTGAGACTATTAAAGCTTTTAGTAAACTGTTCTGGgaaacaataataaatcatgatatttttaaaagattgacaaaaaataataccgcaacttctttttttgttgataTACGTGCATTATTGCAAGACAGATATTTAGAATTAGTTAAACAAGCATTTAAATTAACGAAATGGGATCCCGacttattattatattttccatcgtctgaaaaaattttcacaTATGATCTAGTGGGCGGCACATTGGATTATTATAACATGTTACGTTTATGTTATAAAGATACAATTAATAATTCGAACTCGACTCAAGAAGCTATAAAACAGATATTTATTGAAAACACATGTTTTATACCAAAAGGCTTAAGTGATATCATTCCTTCAACTGTTTTTAAGATGTGTAAAGGTCTACGTCCGTATTACGACGAGTGTTATGGAAATAGAAGTACACTCCTTTTCTTGGAGGAtgtgaaaaaaaatcaagaaaaattatcaacTGCAGAGTGCATGACTAACTTATAtgatttcaaaaatataactacTGCGATCAATAATACAACTGAAAATATAAGGTTTGAATATCTAAATATGTCAGAAGATCAAagtacaaatttttatggttGGTTTGGATCTATCTTTGGAGTTGgtataataatattctgtctagtatttattttatctggatatttatattataaaaaaaataatgaaaaaagatCTGCAGCTTTTAAAACCTATAAATTAGTTgaaatggaaaaaaataaagcttaa
- a CDS encoding putative SP-containing membrane protein, protein MKFEQCFSGLFYLFLGVKNASDSMSDILHDMINSNLTKDQLCDSLDNKVGGNGLSLLTVRIYSELFWETITNHKIFKDMVQNDVSIYSFVNLRYLLKDGYVELIRQLFRIIKWDPYSLDFLSMSEKKFIYELVEGTLHYYNVLRLCYKDIINNSNSTKETIENIITENTCFLPKDANGQFSSFVYKMCDGLYPYYMLCYQDLWMNYTLNDLRNNFNSLSKSECTDNALVFKNITDYVNSKMNNITEDLKIQPLHMYTEENTSYNGKNGIKLMDKKESTSKKSESSKGSTSKESASKKSGSSLGSTSKHSVSSKGVTSKKSVSSEFKDGSSLDVGVGSAAFSSTAYDTTDITEPLKETNSSSFSDVEGTNALTNTYVIRDKFDNPVRELAFQEKFGLPVDFTAQDVRLYVFSDGFTVCCANQEPESSNIQTNSFHQLKYTRMFDRPIREVYMEVVEGTVLVVGEFADYDYPQ, encoded by the exons ATGAAATTCGAGCAATGTTTTTCTGGGttattttacttatttCTTGGTGTAAAAAATGCGAGTGATAGTATGTCCGATATTTTACATGACATGATTAATAGTAATTTGACAAAAGATCAACTTTGTGATTCTTTAGATAATAAAGTTGGAGGAAATGGATTGTCATTATTAACTGTTCGAATATATAGTGAATTATTTTGGGAAACGATAACAAAtcacaaaatttttaaggaTATGGTACAAAATGATGTCTCAATATATAGCTTTGTAAATCTACGCTATTTGTTAAAAGATGGATATGTAGAATTAATTAGACAGTTATttagaataataaaatggGATCCTTATTCATTAGACTTTCTTTCAATgtcagaaaaaaaatttatttatgaacTAGTTGAGGGCACCTTGCattattataatgtttTACGTTTGTGTTATAaagatataattaataattcaaACTCTACTAAAGAAActattgaaaatataattacgGAAAATACTTGTTTTTTACCGAAAGATGCAAATGGACAgttttcttcttttgtttACAAGATGTGCGACGGACTTTACCCCTACTATATGTTGTGTTATCAAGATTTATGGATGAATTATACATTAAACGAtctaagaaataattttaattcacTATCAAAGTCCGAATGTACTGATAATGCGCTTGTTTTTAAGAATATAACTGATTATGTAAATAGTAAAATGAATAATATAACGGAAGACCTTAAAATTCAACCATTGCATATGTACACAGAAGAGAATACTAGTTATAATGGTAAA aatggaataaaattaatggACAAAAAAGAATCAACTTCTAAGAAATCTGAATCATCTAAAGGCTCAACATCTAAAGAATCAGCTTCGAAGAAATCTGGATCATCATTGGGCTCAACATCTAAACATTCTGTGTCATCGAAAGGGGTAACATCAAAGAAGTCTGTATCTTCTGAGTTTAAAGATGGTAGTTCCTTAGATGTTGGGGTAGGATCTGCTGCTTTCTCTAGTACGGCTTACGACACTACAGATATCACAGAACcattaaaagaaacaaatTCTTCAAGTTTTTCTGACGTTGAAGGCACAAATGCTCTTACCAACACTTATGTAATAAGAGACAAATTTGATAATCCTGTTCGAGAACTAGCTTTCCAGGAAAAATTCGGGTTACCTGTTGATTTCACGGCCCAAGATGTTCGCCTCTATGTTTTTAGTGATGGGTTTACTGTTTGTTGTGCTAACCAAGAACCAGAAAGTTCAAATATACAGACAAATTCTTTTCATCAACTGAAATATACGAGGATGTTTGATCGACCTATAAGAGAAGTTTATATGGAAGTTGTGGAAGGAACCGTACTTGTAGTTGGGGAATTTGCAGATTATGATTATCCACAATAA
- a CDS encoding RING finger protein 121, translating into MSSFDDAQSATEHFIYNADNYNRREYHSPPPRYIFIQTEPTIIDFIPFIFSMLIYALVVQTGCVIVKKCSTRFYNILVFLTLMLAPPFILLYTGFLMFPFLWALFVLPMSVLYYKINKKPLHKNMPRMIFNIFKNLFFITNIGICALQSFTILSFFFFSSYIVSSFLSLLTIVYFALLSRELVFLFSETMASNTGFYSREGIPQRNNNESLCMICTKVFDNSEPIHTLICNHNFHETCIKGWTMIAKKKSCPYCKKGVDLDTFSKDIWYQSEIWFYPLIEALRSGIVFVFILIVIIFYRLIKSK; encoded by the coding sequence ATGTCAAGTTTTGATGATGCACAGTCTGCTACAGAgcattttatatataatgcAGACAATTATAATAGGAGAGAATATCATTCTCCTCCTCCcagatatatttttattcaaacTGAACCCACTATAATAGATTTTATTccgtttatattttcaatgtTAATATACGCCTTAGTGGTTCAGACGGGCTGCGTTATAGTTAAGAAATGCAGTACTAggttttataatatcttaGTATTCTTGACTTTAATGCTCGCTCCaccttttattttattatatactGGTTTTCTTATGTTTCCATTTTTATGGGCTTTATTCGTCCTACCTATGTCGGTATTatactataaaattaataagaaaCCTCTACACAAGAACATGCCTAgaatgatttttaatatatttaaaaatttattttttataactaatATAGGTATATGTGCACTACAATCTTTTACTATACTAagtttcttctttttttcatcCTATATTGTTTCTTCTTTCTTGTCTCTTCTTACAATAGTCTATTTCGCTCTTTTAAGTAGAGAATTGGTCTTCCTTTTTAGTGAGACTATGGCTTCTAATACTGGTTTTTACAGTAGAGAAGGTATTCCTCAGAGGAATAATAATGAGTCTCTTTGTATGATTTGTACTAAAGTATTTGACAATAGTGAGCCTATTCATACGTTGATTTGTAATCATAATTTCCATGAGACATGTATCAAAGGATGGACTATGATAGCCAAGAAGAAGAGTTGCCCGTATTGTAAGAAAGGTGTCGATTTAGATACATTTAGTAAGGATATTTGGTATCAAAGCGAGATATGGTTTTATCCTTTGATTGAAGCATTGAGGAGTGGAATagtgtttgtttttatactgatagttataatattttatagacTAATAAAATCGAAATAA
- a CDS encoding spore wall protein 8-like protein — protein sequence MSYSQQENNDCKCCTCEPCPTSLKSCNTCTDTCFKEFQMLPKGFKKEDLKLEVGKNSYKVHGYSSMTCETGEKCSFRVEHERQFTKNVKDVELKEEKGHPYVEGKFQ from the coding sequence ATGTCTTATAGTCAACAAGAAAACAATGACTGCAAATGTTGCACATGTGAACCATGTCCCACATCCCTGAAATCTTGTAATACATGCACTGACACATGTTTTAAAGAATTCCAAATGCTACCAAAAGGATTCAAGAAAGAAGATCTGAAACTTGAAGTGGGCAAAAATAGTTACAAAGTTCATGGATACTCAAGTATGACTTGTGAGACCGGGGAAAAGTGCAGCTTCAGGGTTGAGCATGAAAGACAATTTACGAAGAATGTTAAAGATGTGGAGCTTAAAGAAGAGAAAGGACATCCTTACGTAGAAGGgaaatttcaataa
- a CDS encoding Rho-related GTP-binding protein, which translates to MRTIKLVFVGDNSVGKTWLIRTYLSNETPSGYVSTIFDNFGTRIQYKEEYYMLSIHDTAGVSEWSKTNTLSHQQTDVFIVCFSVDDTDTFNNAVKFVDKLRRYDVPIILCATKADLRDSRVVDASVSNHSAARLGCYDYIETSSVDFKNVRRVFDTACEAAIEPKDYGTSKCCGIFYCC; encoded by the coding sequence atgaGGACTATCAAGCTGGTCTTTGTAGGGGACAATTCTGTAGGGAAGACTTGGCTTATTCGGACATATTTGAGCAATGAGACGCCAAGTGGATATGTCAGCACAATCTTCGACAACTTCGGGACAAGAATCCAGTACAAAGAAGAATATTATATGTTAAGCATCCACGACACAGCAGGGGTCAGTGAATGGAGCAAGACCAACACTCTGTCTCATCAGCAGACAGACGTCTTTATCGTCTGTTTCTCTGTAGACGACACTGACACATTTAATAATGCAGTCAAGTTTGTAGACAAATTGAGGCGATATGATGTCCCAATAATCTTGTGCGCTACTAAGGCCGACTTGAGAGATAGTCGAGTAGTAGACGCGAGTGTGTCTAATCATTCGGCCGCGAGACTGGGGTGTTATGATTATATTGAGACATCATCTGTAGACTTCAAAAATGTACGGAGGGTATTTGACACGGCATGTGAAGCGGCCATAGAGCCTAAGGATTATGGGACAAGTAAATGTTGtggaatattttattgttgttaa
- a CDS encoding queuine tRNA-ribosyltransferase catalytic subunit 1 (QTRT1): MFGKFEIIKKCSTTNARVSSLQLSNSSLSLPIFMPVGTYGAMKAVTVDNIKENMILSNTYHLRNLGKNIKNFMKYKQNMLTDSGGFQIGSLPDVVVEEEGVKFFDKMFTPEESMDIQITLGADIIMQLDEVVNPNDDIEKIEVASKRSIRWLDRCIKQVYYNKLDEEENINKDNNKLDVKDNNKLDVKDRNKLDVKDNNISNDKNTVDLKDNIENNTKRLKRDNDLIIKLDKSSKQILFPIVTGGLSEELRQYSIDEILKRKPKGLAIGGLSGGEEKSEFARTVLYCTNNLPDNIPRYIMGVGYPEDIVVCVSLGTDMSDCVYPTRTARFGRLFSDKGDILINNKLQYEINKNEECGCSTCTNYSYAYLSLIKGTTNFCMLATEHNLYYMRNLTKRIREAILEDKYPEFIKEYMNKKYKVIPEWIVEIMKKFNIKL, translated from the coding sequence ATGTTCGGCAAGTTcgagattataaaaaagtgtTCTACTACAAATGCCCGTGTCTCATCTCTTcaattatcaaattctTCACTCTCCCTTCCCATTTTCATGCCCGTCGGAACATACGGCGCAATGAAAGCAGTCACAGTtgacaatataaaagaaaacatgATTTTATCCAACACTTATCATCTCAGAAATCtgggaaaaaatattaaaaattttatgaagtATAAACAGAATATGCTCACTGATAGTGGCGGCTTCCAGATTGGCAGTTTGCCGGATGTTGTAGTAGAAGAAGAAggtgtaaaattttttgataagaTGTTTACGCCTGAAGAAAGTATGGATATACAAATTACATTAGGTGCAGATATTATAATGCAATTAGATGAGGTAGTTAATCCTAATGATGATATAGAAAAGATAGAAGTTGCAAGTAAAAGATCGATAAGATGGCTTGATAGATGTATTAAACAAGtatattacaataaattagatgaagaagaaaacattaataaagacaataataaattagatGTCAAagacaataataaattagatGTCAAAGAcagaaataaattagatGTTAAAGACAATAACATTTCTAATGATAAGAATACAGtagatttaaaagataacatagaaaataataccaagagattaaaaagagataatgatctaattattaaattagaTAAATCTAGTAAGCAGATTTTGTTTCCTATAGTCACTGGCGGACTCTCAGAAGAATTAAGACAATACAGTATTGACGAAATACTCAAAAGAAAGCCCAAAGGTTTAGCCATAGGCGGGTTGAGTGGCGGCGAAGAAAAGAGTGAATTTGCTCGTACTGTTTTATACTGCACTAATAATCTCCCTGACAATATTCCGAGATACATCATGGGCGTCGGCTACCCCGAGGACATTGTAGTGTGTGTCTCCTTAGGCACAGACATGTCAGACTGCGTGTACCCGACAAGGACGGCGCGATTCGGCAGACTGTTCAGCGATAAAGGAGATATATTaatcaataataaattacaatatGAAATTAATAAGAATGAAGAGTGTGGATGTTCTACGTGTACAAATTATTCGTATGCTTATTTAAGCCTAATAAAAGGTACTACAAATTTCTGTATGTTGGCTACTGAGCacaatttatattacatGAGAAATCTGACCAAGAGAATTAGAGAGGCCATTTTGGAAGATAAATATCCCGAATTTATAAAGGAATatatgaataaaaaatacaaagtTATACCTGAGTGGATTGTAGAAATCATGAAGAagtttaatataaaattataa
- a CDS encoding YEATS domain-containing protein — protein sequence MDGYASCKIVIGTKATKKKIPNSDITHEWMVYVKAPKNIIKNVQYKLHDTFTPNTVIKEYPFEHVEHGWGEFTIQIKILLFNDDRLLTSHFLKLHGEGDVVINETIDEIAYKGLGTEYSVTKEEEEEYQKIDKGIEYMLKLLGEYD from the coding sequence ATGGATGGATACGCGTCTTGTAAAATTGTTATTGGCACAAAAGccacaaaaaagaaaatcccGAATTCAGACATCACACATGAATGGATGGTCTACGTAAAAGCGCCcaaaaacattataaaaaatgtacaGTACAAACTGCACGATACATTCACGCCCAACACAGTGATTAAAGAATACCCTTTTGAACATGTTGAACATGGGTGGGGCGAGTTTACgatacaaataaaaattttattgtttaatgATGACCGACTTTTGACTAGTCATTTCTTGAAATTGCACGGGGAAGGAGATGTTGTAATAAATGAGACTATTGATGAGATAGCGTATAAAGGATTGGGGACTGAGTATAGTGTaacaaaagaagaagaagaggAATATCAGAAGATTGATAAAGGAATAGAATACATGTTAAAGCTACTTGGGGAATATGATTGA
- a CDS encoding ankyrin repeat protein, with amino-acid sequence MFFNKIEKLINPKIEYCTFILQDTNPNLQKETLLNLYYLSQHYKCNKIQKNEKKEKTDYKKPKLTYKRHALHLLKISLLDNTPYKLPIPSETGFYNLQNFIFLLALLKKRPEIVYEFLKKGFPSNINDSTFASDLSPTYFQLSCVLSDEIWRLMMDFNPSYSLSYNGLTPQMLCISKNLFLYDKQEWSFLTTTQYKLLNQFNLVKIINNEENPIFLLDLYCMENNTEMVKKLLQEDKGLINYSKCCFVVNSTFEVMEVLAVFSIDIIQKFCKMSPLHVSAYLDDINHAVTSIMVKIDCNLQDENGDTPLHIAARCKSYKVLEILIRSKGDVNIKNKQGKTPKDLYDENEWKMVPPNYKENDVLVNLADMDYNNPEFKCSSVSMRHIMNIKNYKEPSRFTITSLVTFYSREKEAKKMIYRLRTTSEYKYRKFRDLEILFNEHLYKR; translated from the coding sequence atgttttttaataaaatcgaGAAACTTATCAATCCAAAAATTGAATACTGCACTTTCATTCTCCAAGACACAAACCCAAATCTCCAAAAAGAGACCCTTCTCAATCTTTATTATCTTTCTCAACACTAcaaatgtaataaaatccaaaaaaacgaaaaaaaagaaaaaacagattataaaaaaccaaaacTCACTTATAAAAGACATGCACTAcatttactaaaaatttctctCTTAGACAATACCCCTTATAAACTTCCTATACCTTCAGAAACAGGTTTCTacaatttacaaaattttatttttttactcgctttattaaaaaaaagaccGGAAATCGTCTACGAATTCCTAAAAAAAGGATTTCCTAGTAATATAAACGACTCGACATTTGCTAGTGATCTGTCGCCGACTTATTTCCAACTAAGTTGTGTACTAAGTGACGAGATATGGCGACTTATGATGGATTTCAATCCATCATACAGTCTCAGCTACAACGGATTGACACCACAAATGCTTtgtatttctaaaaatctttttttatacgaCAAACAAGAATGGTCTTTTCTTACTACAAcacaatataaattgttaaatcaatttaatttagtaaaaataatcaataatgaagaaaatcctatatttttattagacCTCTATTGTATGGAAAATAATACAGAAATGGTCAAGAAACTTCTTCAAGAAGACAAAggtttaataaattattctaAGTGCTGTTTTGTAGTAAATTCCACATTCGAAGTTATGGAAGTACTAGCAGTTTTTTCTATAGATATCATACAGAAATTCTGTAAAATGTCGCCATTACACGTTTCTGCCTATCTTGACGATATAAATCATGCTGTAACATCTATAATGGTAAAAATAGATTGTAATTTACAAGACGAAAATGGAGACACGCCTTTGCACATAGCAGCACGGTGTAAGAGTTACAAAgtattagaaatattaattagATCCAAAGGCGAcgtcaatataaaaaataaacaaggGAAAACTCCCAAAGATTTGTATGATGAGAATGAGTGGAAAATGGTACCACCGAATTATAAAGAGAATGACGTGTTAGTAAATCTAGCAGATATGGATTATAATAATCCAGAATTTAAGTGTTCATCGGTGTCTATGAGACATATAatgaatattaaaaattataaagaacCTTCAAGATTTACAATAACTTCACTTGTAACTTTTTATAGTAGAGAAAAAgaagcaaaaaaaatgatttatagATTAAGGACAACTTCggaatataaatataggAAGTTTAGagatttagaaatattatttaatgagcatttatataaaagataa
- a CDS encoding nup54 domain-containing protein, translated as MFSNLEMAYNPESPNYKFKFVFYNKVSSPFLKPVDFPDDLWFNALKKDNTLMPVLLKGKEIELRRKNQLDTLSNLNMSYSFLQSRIDELKLKSERIRSKLQNSLINEYLYEHERKICIFQTINKI; from the exons ATGTTTAGTAATCTTGAGATGGCTTACAATCCCGAGTCCCCtaattacaaatttaaatttgttttttataataaagtCTCTTCTCCCTTTCTCAAGCCTGTAGATTTCCCTGATGATCTCTGGTTTAATGCTCTGAAAAAGGACAATACATTAATGCCTGTCTTATTGAAAGGGAAGGAGATAGAATTGAGAAGAAAGAATCAGTTAGATACACTGAGTAATCTAAATATGTCTTATTCCTTCTTACAAAGCAGGATAGATGAGTTAAAGCTCAAGTCCGAGAGGATAAGAAGCAAGTTACAAAATTCTCTT ataaatgaatatttgTATGAACACGAGAGGAAGATTTGTATATTtcaaactataaataaaatataa